The proteins below are encoded in one region of Methanobacterium aggregans:
- a CDS encoding calcium-translocating P-type ATPase, PMCA-type, which produces MKWQSLSVDEVLDNLESKSDGLKTEEAQKRVIKYGTNELVEEEKPGPLRRFLGQFKDFLIILLIVAAVAAAFVGDTTDAAVILIVVVLNASVGFIQENRAEEAMAKLKDMSSAEAVAVRDGKKVKIPAAELTVGDIVVVEEGDKIPADIRIIKSYDLLVDESALTGESKPVKKDETFVSDEETKNLAFMDTSVSMGRGLGVVVEIGMNTAIGKIAEMIQEEEAKTPLQDRIASLGKMMGLIAVVVCSGIFALQFFKGVPIVENFMTAVSLAVAAVPEGLPAILTLTLALGMQRMAKSNAVVRKLLAVETLGSCTTICTDKTGTLTKNKMTVRQTKITSPEMAYTVSALCNNSTLSNGRILGDPTDGAMLIFADENGYTREELEKTHRRIFEIPLDSERKRMTTVNEFNGERYVLTKGAPEIILQRCSRVEEAGEISDITEDNREEVLEELKNMTSSALRVLALAYKKIDSSADLEDKEALENDLIFVGLVGMMDPPRKEAREAVATCKKAGINVVMITGDHKDTAAAIASEIGILDGALGGGKVLTGSDLDNLSDEEFKNVVEEVNVYARVFPEQKVRIVEALRSRGHVVSMTGDGVNDAPALKKAAIGVAMGSGTDVAKESADMLLQDDDFATIVKAVKEGRTIFDNIKRFVKFQLSTNIGAILTITVASLANLPIPFNPIQILWINIIMDGPPAQSLGVEPSEADVMERLPSKGNILHRKNLIRITFAGVVMSIGTLALYYYELTSGSSVLKATTMAFTVFVMFQIFNVFNCKAKGRVPNKTLLMAVAASFLLQVCVIYVPFLQGIFRTTAIGAMDWVLIVVVAAIIFISEFISEKLIK; this is translated from the coding sequence ATGAAATGGCAAAGTCTAAGCGTTGATGAAGTTTTAGATAATTTAGAATCCAAATCAGATGGATTAAAAACTGAAGAAGCTCAAAAACGTGTTATTAAATATGGAACAAATGAGTTGGTGGAAGAAGAAAAACCAGGGCCTTTAAGAAGGTTTTTAGGTCAGTTTAAAGATTTCCTTATAATTCTACTTATTGTGGCTGCAGTTGCTGCGGCTTTTGTAGGAGACACTACAGATGCGGCTGTAATACTAATTGTGGTTGTTTTAAATGCAAGTGTAGGGTTCATACAGGAGAATCGTGCTGAAGAAGCAATGGCCAAGCTCAAAGACATGAGTTCTGCAGAAGCAGTTGCTGTACGTGACGGTAAAAAGGTTAAAATTCCGGCTGCTGAACTCACAGTTGGAGATATTGTTGTTGTTGAAGAAGGAGACAAAATTCCTGCAGACATAAGGATAATAAAAAGTTACGACCTTCTCGTTGATGAATCTGCACTAACTGGTGAATCAAAACCTGTTAAAAAAGATGAAACATTTGTATCGGATGAGGAAACAAAGAACTTGGCCTTCATGGATACCAGTGTTTCAATGGGGCGTGGATTGGGAGTTGTTGTTGAAATTGGAATGAACACTGCCATAGGTAAAATTGCAGAGATGATACAAGAAGAAGAGGCAAAAACCCCCCTTCAAGATAGAATAGCCAGTCTTGGAAAGATGATGGGCCTCATAGCTGTTGTTGTGTGTTCTGGAATATTTGCACTCCAGTTTTTCAAGGGAGTACCCATCGTTGAAAACTTCATGACTGCAGTTTCACTTGCAGTTGCAGCTGTACCTGAGGGTTTACCTGCAATTTTAACCCTAACACTGGCCCTTGGAATGCAGAGAATGGCTAAGAGCAATGCAGTTGTAAGAAAACTTCTTGCTGTGGAAACCCTGGGTTCATGCACAACCATATGTACAGATAAAACTGGAACACTCACAAAGAACAAGATGACCGTGCGTCAGACCAAGATCACATCCCCTGAAATGGCCTACACAGTTTCAGCACTCTGTAACAACTCAACCCTCTCAAATGGAAGGATCCTTGGAGATCCAACAGATGGTGCAATGCTCATATTTGCTGATGAAAATGGCTACACCCGTGAAGAACTTGAAAAAACCCATCGAAGAATCTTTGAAATACCCCTTGACAGTGAAAGGAAGAGAATGACCACTGTCAACGAGTTCAACGGCGAAAGGTATGTATTAACCAAGGGCGCTCCTGAGATCATACTCCAACGATGCAGCCGTGTTGAAGAGGCAGGAGAAATTTCGGATATCACAGAGGACAACAGGGAAGAAGTTCTTGAAGAACTCAAAAACATGACTTCAAGTGCCCTGAGGGTTTTAGCATTGGCATACAAAAAAATAGATTCCAGTGCGGATTTAGAGGACAAAGAAGCCCTTGAAAATGATCTGATATTTGTGGGGCTCGTGGGAATGATGGATCCGCCACGTAAAGAGGCTCGGGAAGCTGTTGCAACCTGTAAAAAAGCAGGGATCAACGTTGTAATGATAACGGGTGATCATAAGGACACAGCAGCAGCCATAGCATCAGAAATTGGAATTTTAGATGGTGCCCTGGGCGGTGGAAAGGTTTTAACAGGTTCAGACCTTGATAACCTCAGTGATGAGGAGTTCAAGAACGTGGTTGAAGAAGTTAATGTGTACGCACGTGTTTTCCCTGAGCAGAAGGTTAGAATCGTTGAGGCACTGCGTTCAAGGGGTCATGTTGTATCAATGACTGGGGATGGGGTTAACGATGCACCTGCACTTAAAAAGGCAGCCATTGGTGTTGCAATGGGTTCCGGTACAGATGTTGCCAAGGAATCTGCAGACATGCTCCTGCAGGATGATGACTTCGCAACGATAGTTAAAGCTGTTAAAGAGGGAAGAACAATCTTCGATAACATCAAAAGATTTGTTAAATTCCAGCTTTCAACTAACATAGGTGCAATACTCACAATAACAGTTGCATCCCTTGCAAATCTGCCAATACCCTTCAACCCAATTCAGATACTGTGGATAAATATAATAATGGACGGTCCTCCAGCCCAGTCTCTGGGTGTTGAACCTTCAGAGGCAGACGTTATGGAACGCCTACCAAGCAAGGGAAACATCCTTCACAGGAAGAACCTCATAAGGATAACTTTTGCTGGAGTTGTGATGAGTATTGGAACCCTTGCACTCTACTACTACGAACTCACATCAGGTTCAAGTGTGCTTAAAGCAACAACCATGGCATTCACAGT